The Candidatus Nitrosymbiomonas proteolyticus genome has a segment encoding these proteins:
- a CDS encoding protease family S41 tricorn protease: MTALLLGACLASPVLAEEMRLMRFPDIHGDTVVFTYASDLWTAKREGGLARRITSHPGQETRARISPDGKFVAFSGEYDGNVDVFVVPIEGGEPKRLSYDPVSDLVLDWTPDGKIAYKSLSGTFNSKQPRMWVVDPKGGLPAASALQEVSDGSFSPDGKSMAFNRVSSHQFNWRRYRGGTQGRISLYEFATNKYSELPSKSENSWHPMWIGNAVYYASDRNQGTVNLYRYDLGNRQDRQLTTYADADIKWPASDGKSIVFERDGYLHVFDIATSKTEKLAPMVLSDFLNARPTVRSLGDQITSLSLSPSGVRVAVEARGEVFSVPKENGETRNMTHSTRYRERFPAWSPDGQNIAFVSDASGENEVYMQPQLGGESARLTTGFQGQITGIEWTPNSKKIAISTRSNELWLLDVESKGLRKVFRANYGLVGWDISPDSKWVAYVNQKPSQLGAIYLYNIESGQEHEVTDGRYDDASVTFDMNGKYLYLVSARTFGPTMGHFELAMAPMDVQRVYVVPLAKTTANPLLASVDEEPVKKPGAEGENQGGAGQQPASQEVKIDLDGLSDRVLPLPMPAGNYAGVIGLKNGLLYLAEGGLFKFSLDDRQSQQIAPMIPGQFSLNASRTKIAYFAGGTLGIADIRPGLQVGQGRVSTAGITAPWSPTDEWEQIFDEAWRYFRDNFYDPGLLGLDWKAVGDRYRGYLPYVRHRDDLNYILGLMIGELGTGHAYVGGGDMGAGSPGVPVGMLGCDYSIEGNHVRFKKIYPGANYEESFRSPLRDPGVNVQEGDYLLEIDGQPVDATVHPASLLIRKVGRTVVLTVNSTPSLEGARKERVRPISTENQLRYWSWVEDARKYVQEKSGGKIGYMHIPDTQFSGTTEFMRGFWSQTDKEAWIVDERWNGGGFVQPWFVDTLARRIRAGIIARNTNEWTDAVAMEGPKAMLINQYAGSGGDFFPWMFRQARLGPLIGMRTWGGLVGISGSAPLIDGGFLTAPEFGLYDRETGKWIAENTGVAPDIEVDLKPDDVAAGRDPQLDRAIEHLLNELKKGKQGIKRPPFPAIKPGS; the protein is encoded by the coding sequence ATGACTGCTTTACTACTCGGCGCATGCCTCGCTAGCCCCGTGCTCGCGGAAGAAATGCGCCTCATGAGGTTTCCTGATATTCATGGGGATACGGTGGTGTTCACCTACGCCTCCGACCTTTGGACGGCCAAGCGCGAGGGAGGGCTCGCTCGCAGGATCACGTCCCATCCAGGGCAAGAGACTCGCGCGCGCATCTCGCCGGACGGCAAGTTCGTCGCCTTTTCGGGGGAATACGACGGTAATGTCGACGTGTTCGTCGTTCCGATCGAGGGCGGCGAACCGAAGAGGCTCTCGTATGATCCCGTTTCGGACCTCGTCCTCGACTGGACGCCGGACGGCAAGATCGCTTACAAGTCTCTATCCGGCACTTTCAACTCAAAACAACCGCGTATGTGGGTCGTCGACCCCAAAGGCGGACTCCCGGCGGCCTCTGCCCTGCAAGAGGTTTCGGACGGCAGTTTTTCGCCCGACGGAAAGTCGATGGCGTTCAATCGCGTGTCCTCGCACCAGTTCAACTGGCGCAGATACCGAGGAGGCACGCAAGGGCGGATTTCCCTCTACGAATTCGCGACAAACAAGTATTCCGAACTGCCGTCCAAGAGCGAAAACTCGTGGCACCCCATGTGGATCGGCAACGCGGTTTATTACGCGAGCGATCGGAACCAGGGAACAGTCAACTTATATAGGTACGACCTCGGCAACCGCCAGGATCGGCAGTTGACCACCTATGCCGACGCCGACATCAAGTGGCCCGCAAGCGACGGCAAGTCGATCGTTTTCGAGCGGGACGGCTACTTGCACGTCTTCGACATCGCGACTTCGAAAACGGAGAAGCTCGCGCCGATGGTCTTGAGCGACTTCCTGAACGCAAGGCCAACCGTGCGCTCGTTGGGTGATCAGATCACAAGCCTTTCGCTTTCGCCGAGCGGGGTACGGGTCGCCGTCGAGGCTCGCGGCGAGGTGTTTAGCGTCCCCAAGGAGAATGGGGAAACCCGCAACATGACCCACTCGACCCGGTATCGAGAGCGATTCCCCGCCTGGTCGCCCGACGGCCAGAACATCGCCTTCGTGAGCGACGCTTCCGGCGAGAACGAGGTCTACATGCAGCCCCAATTGGGCGGCGAGTCGGCTCGGCTGACGACCGGCTTCCAGGGTCAGATCACCGGCATCGAGTGGACGCCGAACTCGAAGAAGATCGCGATTTCAACTCGATCCAACGAGCTGTGGCTCCTCGACGTCGAATCGAAGGGCCTGCGTAAGGTCTTTCGCGCGAACTACGGACTGGTGGGTTGGGACATTTCGCCAGACAGCAAGTGGGTCGCGTATGTGAACCAGAAGCCCAGCCAATTGGGGGCGATCTACCTCTACAACATCGAATCGGGGCAGGAGCATGAGGTCACGGACGGCAGGTATGACGACGCGTCCGTTACGTTCGACATGAACGGGAAGTACCTCTACCTGGTCTCGGCCCGGACGTTCGGCCCGACCATGGGCCACTTCGAACTCGCGATGGCCCCGATGGACGTTCAGCGGGTCTACGTCGTGCCCTTGGCGAAAACGACGGCCAATCCGCTGCTCGCCTCGGTCGATGAAGAGCCCGTCAAGAAGCCGGGCGCAGAGGGCGAAAATCAGGGCGGCGCGGGTCAACAGCCTGCAAGCCAAGAGGTGAAGATCGACCTGGACGGACTTTCCGACCGCGTGCTGCCCTTGCCGATGCCTGCGGGCAACTACGCTGGGGTAATCGGGCTCAAGAATGGATTGCTGTACCTTGCGGAAGGCGGCTTGTTCAAGTTCAGCTTGGACGACCGCCAGTCGCAGCAGATCGCTCCGATGATCCCCGGCCAGTTCTCACTCAACGCTTCGCGAACGAAGATCGCTTACTTCGCGGGCGGAACCTTGGGGATAGCGGACATTCGACCGGGGCTCCAAGTGGGTCAGGGTCGGGTGAGCACAGCGGGAATCACCGCGCCGTGGAGCCCGACCGACGAGTGGGAGCAAATCTTCGACGAGGCGTGGAGGTACTTCCGCGACAACTTCTACGATCCAGGTCTCTTGGGACTGGACTGGAAGGCGGTCGGCGACCGATACCGGGGTTACCTTCCCTACGTTCGCCACCGTGACGACCTCAACTACATTCTTGGGCTGATGATTGGCGAACTGGGCACCGGCCACGCCTACGTGGGCGGAGGCGACATGGGCGCGGGCTCTCCGGGAGTGCCCGTGGGGATGCTCGGCTGCGACTACTCGATCGAAGGGAACCACGTCAGGTTCAAGAAGATTTACCCAGGCGCGAACTACGAGGAGTCCTTCCGAAGTCCGCTTCGCGACCCGGGCGTGAACGTTCAAGAGGGCGACTACCTGCTGGAGATCGACGGGCAACCGGTGGACGCAACCGTTCATCCGGCATCGCTCCTGATCCGCAAGGTGGGGCGCACCGTGGTCCTTACGGTCAATTCCACTCCTTCGCTGGAGGGAGCGCGGAAAGAGCGCGTTCGGCCCATTTCGACCGAAAACCAGCTCCGCTATTGGTCTTGGGTCGAGGACGCTCGAAAGTACGTTCAGGAGAAGTCGGGCGGCAAGATCGGATATATGCACATCCCGGACACGCAGTTCTCCGGCACGACGGAGTTCATGCGGGGCTTCTGGAGCCAAACCGATAAGGAGGCATGGATCGTCGACGAGCGCTGGAACGGCGGCGGGTTCGTGCAGCCTTGGTTTGTCGATACGCTCGCTCGTCGGATCAGGGCGGGAATCATCGCCCGGAACACGAACGAGTGGACCGACGCCGTCGCAATGGAGGGGCCTAAGGCGATGCTGATCAACCAGTACGCGGGTTCCGGAGGTGACTTTTTCCCGTGGATGTTCCGCCAAGCACGTCTCGGCCCGCTGATCGGCATGAGGACTTGGGGCGGACTGGTGGGGATCAGCGGAAGCGCTCCTCTCATCGACGGGGGCTTCCTGACCGCGCCGGAGTTCGGGCTCTACGACCGCGAGACCGGTAAGTGGATCGCCGAAAACACCGGCGTCGCCCCGGACATCGAGGTGGACTTGAAGCCGGACGACGTCGCCGCGGGACGCGACCCTCAACTCGACCGAGCGATTGAGCACCTGCTCAACGAACTCAAGAAGGGGAAACAGGGTATCAAGCGACCGCCCTTCCCCGCGATCAAACCGGGTTCGTAG
- a CDS encoding lipoprotein signal peptidase → MSGRWIFLTVALSAIAADQAVKAWVRAALVERESIGSPWPGVFEITLTYNDGIAFGMLRGAGVLLAPIALAIVLVAAIYSFRHSHQGRAIHFAMGALAGGAVGNLIDRLWLGKVTDMFWFRWIDFPVFNVADACITVSAVMMMLIWTFEPKAAPAPQESESAAELPNAETPPADSRNEA, encoded by the coding sequence ATGAGTGGACGCTGGATCTTCCTGACGGTCGCCCTTTCAGCGATCGCGGCGGACCAAGCAGTCAAGGCGTGGGTTCGCGCGGCGTTGGTCGAGCGGGAGTCGATCGGGTCTCCGTGGCCTGGCGTCTTCGAAATCACCCTCACGTACAACGACGGAATCGCGTTCGGGATGCTGCGGGGCGCGGGTGTCCTGCTCGCGCCCATCGCCCTTGCGATCGTGCTTGTGGCGGCGATCTACAGCTTCCGACATTCTCACCAAGGCAGGGCGATCCACTTTGCGATGGGGGCTCTGGCGGGCGGCGCGGTGGGCAATCTCATCGACCGTCTTTGGCTCGGCAAGGTCACCGATATGTTTTGGTTTCGATGGATCGACTTCCCGGTCTTCAACGTTGCAGACGCCTGCATCACGGTTTCCGCGGTCATGATGATGTTGATTTGGACCTTCGAACCGAAGGCCGCGCCGGCTCCGCAGGAATCGGAGTCGGCGGCCGAATTGCCTAACGCTGAAACCCCGCCAGCGGATTCTCGTAACGAAGCTTAG
- a CDS encoding isoleucine--tRNA ligase, translating to MNLRDTLNLPDPTFTIPMKADLGKREPEILARWQEEGLYERIQEGRKDAPLFVLHDGPPYTNSLIHIGTALNKVLKDFVVKSRSLMGYRAPYVPGFDNHGLPIEQSVVRALHEQGIEPDTVTLRKACREHAAKFVRLQSEQFQRLGVFGMWDRPYTTMEYRYEAEIVRIFKRLLELGFVYRGLRPTLWSPTSRTALADTEIVYADHTSQSIFVSFPLKEDEVGWSEGLDDVSCVIWTTTPWTIPANLAVAFNPALEYAVVKVEGRHYVLAKDLVGRVAERLGWENPEVTRIVAGASFEGTQFRHPIFDRASVGVLADYVSVEEGTGVVHTAPGHGRDDFNTGVQYGLPILCPVDERGILTEEAGEFAGVSYKDCDTVVVDRLRELGRLLKSEPYVHSYPHSERDGKPVIFRATEQWFIGIDVEDLRGRMVEQVDRVDWLPQTGRSRIRSMVENRPDWCISRQRPWGVGIPILYGAKSKKPVTHPDVIENIARAIETEGSDVWFEADAAAFVPPGFAHPETGETEFVKETDVLDVWFDSGCTSLCVLEGAVEPRWRQHWPADVYLEGSDQHRGWFNSSLVIATAIRGEAPYRAVITHGFVVDEMGRKMSKRLGNVVDPQEVCDTYGADVLRYWVASVNWENDVPCGDQLLKQVGESYRRVRNTLRFLLGNLFDYDGQPVAHVIEEDHWMLERLDLLADDVVCAYERYDFGGVISAIHNFCVNELSSFYLDAIKDRMYCDGADWESRRSGQWACSKALLQLCRMISPLLPFTAEEVWARIPADPSAGARRSVHFEVLRRPSGDRLADIQSGERQRRFAAMLEAREWLFAQFEGWKAASEIKDSQDVIADLALDGDSYELTQSFGSSLANFFKFSEVRLTQGPRSVAFSPSPYLKCERSRIRRPDVAPREGGVPLSDRDWKAVQEVLSRA from the coding sequence ATGAACCTACGCGATACGCTCAATTTGCCCGACCCCACGTTTACGATCCCGATGAAAGCCGACCTCGGCAAGCGTGAACCGGAGATCCTCGCGCGATGGCAGGAGGAGGGGCTCTATGAGCGCATCCAGGAAGGGCGAAAAGACGCGCCTCTCTTCGTCCTCCACGACGGCCCGCCCTACACGAACAGCCTCATTCATATCGGAACCGCGCTGAACAAGGTCCTGAAGGACTTCGTCGTCAAGTCGCGCTCGCTCATGGGTTATCGGGCGCCCTACGTGCCTGGGTTCGACAACCACGGGCTCCCCATCGAGCAATCGGTCGTCCGAGCGCTGCATGAGCAAGGCATCGAGCCCGACACGGTGACCCTTCGCAAGGCGTGCCGCGAACACGCCGCAAAGTTCGTCCGCCTGCAAAGTGAGCAGTTTCAGAGGCTCGGCGTATTCGGGATGTGGGATCGCCCGTATACGACGATGGAGTATCGGTATGAAGCCGAGATCGTCCGCATCTTCAAGCGGCTTCTGGAACTCGGATTCGTGTATCGGGGGCTTCGCCCCACCCTATGGAGCCCGACCTCTCGAACCGCCCTCGCCGACACGGAGATCGTCTATGCCGATCACACCAGCCAGTCGATCTTCGTTTCCTTTCCGTTGAAGGAAGACGAGGTTGGATGGTCGGAGGGGCTCGACGACGTAAGCTGCGTCATTTGGACCACCACTCCTTGGACGATCCCCGCGAACTTGGCCGTCGCCTTCAATCCCGCGCTCGAATACGCCGTCGTGAAGGTCGAGGGCCGCCATTACGTTCTCGCCAAGGACCTCGTGGGACGCGTGGCGGAACGGTTGGGCTGGGAAAACCCCGAAGTGACTCGCATTGTCGCCGGGGCGAGCTTCGAGGGAACTCAGTTCCGGCATCCGATCTTCGATCGCGCTTCGGTCGGCGTGCTGGCTGACTACGTGTCTGTCGAGGAGGGCACAGGTGTCGTTCACACTGCGCCCGGCCATGGTAGAGACGACTTCAACACGGGGGTCCAATACGGGCTTCCCATCCTTTGCCCGGTCGATGAGCGGGGAATCCTGACCGAAGAGGCCGGGGAGTTCGCGGGCGTGTCCTACAAGGATTGCGACACCGTCGTCGTCGATCGCCTTCGAGAACTGGGAAGGTTGCTCAAGTCCGAGCCGTACGTCCATAGCTACCCGCATTCCGAACGGGACGGCAAGCCGGTGATCTTCCGTGCGACCGAACAGTGGTTCATCGGAATCGACGTGGAGGACCTTCGGGGGCGCATGGTGGAACAGGTGGACCGGGTCGATTGGCTTCCCCAAACGGGTCGCTCCCGGATTCGCTCGATGGTTGAAAACCGCCCCGACTGGTGCATCTCCAGGCAACGGCCCTGGGGAGTGGGCATTCCGATCCTCTACGGCGCAAAGTCGAAGAAGCCTGTTACGCACCCCGATGTGATCGAGAACATCGCTCGGGCGATCGAAACCGAGGGGTCGGACGTTTGGTTTGAGGCTGACGCCGCGGCCTTTGTCCCGCCAGGATTCGCCCATCCCGAAACCGGGGAGACGGAGTTCGTTAAGGAAACGGACGTTCTCGACGTGTGGTTCGATAGTGGGTGCACCAGCCTTTGCGTGCTCGAAGGAGCCGTGGAACCCCGGTGGCGGCAGCATTGGCCTGCGGATGTCTATCTCGAAGGCAGCGACCAGCACCGGGGTTGGTTCAACAGTTCCCTTGTTATAGCGACTGCTATACGTGGCGAGGCACCCTATAGAGCGGTCATTACACACGGATTCGTCGTCGACGAGATGGGCCGCAAGATGTCCAAACGGCTCGGGAACGTGGTCGATCCTCAGGAAGTCTGCGACACCTACGGGGCGGACGTGCTTCGCTATTGGGTCGCCAGCGTCAATTGGGAGAACGACGTGCCCTGCGGCGACCAACTGCTCAAGCAGGTTGGCGAAAGCTATCGCAGGGTCCGCAATACCCTTCGGTTCCTCCTGGGCAACCTCTTTGACTACGACGGCCAACCTGTAGCTCACGTTATAGAAGAGGATCATTGGATGCTCGAAAGGCTCGACCTCCTCGCCGACGACGTGGTCTGCGCCTATGAGCGTTATGACTTCGGTGGCGTCATCTCGGCGATCCACAATTTCTGCGTGAACGAGCTCTCTTCGTTCTATCTCGACGCGATCAAGGACCGGATGTATTGCGACGGAGCGGACTGGGAGAGTCGCCGCTCGGGCCAGTGGGCCTGCTCGAAAGCCCTTCTTCAACTCTGCCGAATGATCTCCCCTTTGCTGCCGTTTACGGCCGAAGAGGTCTGGGCGAGGATTCCCGCAGACCCAAGCGCGGGCGCCCGACGAAGCGTTCACTTCGAGGTGCTCCGACGGCCGTCGGGCGACCGGCTTGCCGACATCCAAAGCGGGGAGCGGCAGCGTCGATTCGCCGCGATGCTCGAAGCCCGGGAGTGGCTGTTCGCCCAATTCGAAGGCTGGAAGGCGGCCTCCGAGATCAAGGACAGCCAAGACGTAATCGCCGACCTCGCCCTCGACGGGGATTCCTACGAGCTGACCCAGTCGTTCGGTTCGAGTCTGGCCAACTTCTTCAAGTTCAGCGAGGTGAGGCTCACCCAAGGCCCAAGGTCGGTCGCTTTCAGCCCCAGCCCTTACCTGAAGTGCGAGCGAAGCCGGATTCGACGCCCGGATGTGGCTCCGCGCGAAGGAGGCGTGCCCCTGAGTGATCGCGACTGGAAGGCGGTGCAGGAGGTTCTTTCGCGAGCATGA
- a CDS encoding DNA polymerase, with the protein MYRLNVNATRPEFRYLYLDLNAYFASVEQQERPDLRGRPVAVVPMIADTTFVIAASYEAKRFGVSTGTRVGDAKRMCPGLVLTPARGRVYVQYHDRILEAVERVLPIERVCSIDEMYFKLLGEERRPARAMELALEMKRTLRDEVGQYITASIGIGPNPFLAKVGTEMRKPDGLVMLPIDELPHALDSLKLTDFPGINRRMKARLNAVGLFSARDLCRAGPELLRRGFGSVVGEVWYWLLRGYDLPRKETSRKTLSHSHVMSPRFRTPEGCKQVALRLLHKAAARLRSEGLTASILEVAVSGRQSWGDRRVLDPTQDTVTLMDAFASMWKQADFETPVKASVVLSGLRPASSITPSLFDDSVARTRLSHTVDELNRRFGKHTVLLAETLSARNTAPERIAFGKTRLFDEGGDRAWVDTFRGRRPSPPSATMG; encoded by the coding sequence ATGTATCGACTGAATGTCAATGCGACCCGGCCGGAGTTCAGGTACTTGTACCTCGATCTGAACGCGTACTTCGCCTCTGTGGAGCAGCAGGAGCGGCCCGATCTTCGCGGGAGGCCGGTCGCGGTCGTGCCCATGATCGCCGACACGACCTTTGTGATCGCTGCAAGCTACGAGGCCAAGCGTTTCGGGGTCAGTACAGGCACGAGGGTCGGTGACGCCAAGCGAATGTGCCCCGGCTTGGTCCTCACCCCTGCGCGGGGCCGAGTGTATGTCCAGTACCACGACCGCATCCTCGAAGCCGTGGAGCGGGTACTCCCGATCGAGCGAGTCTGCAGCATCGACGAGATGTACTTCAAGCTCCTTGGCGAGGAGCGGCGGCCCGCCCGAGCGATGGAGTTGGCTCTTGAAATGAAACGGACGCTTCGAGACGAGGTCGGGCAGTACATCACCGCTTCCATCGGGATCGGCCCCAATCCGTTCCTGGCGAAGGTCGGCACGGAGATGCGGAAGCCGGACGGCCTGGTGATGCTCCCGATCGACGAGCTACCCCACGCGCTCGACTCGCTGAAGCTGACGGATTTTCCAGGGATCAACCGCCGGATGAAGGCCAGATTGAACGCCGTGGGCTTGTTCTCGGCGAGAGACCTTTGCCGCGCGGGCCCGGAACTCCTTCGCCGGGGGTTCGGCTCGGTGGTGGGTGAGGTTTGGTACTGGCTTCTCAGGGGATACGATCTACCTCGCAAGGAAACCTCGCGCAAGACGCTCAGCCACTCTCATGTGATGAGCCCCCGATTTCGCACGCCCGAGGGCTGCAAACAGGTCGCGCTTCGCTTGCTGCACAAAGCGGCCGCCCGGCTCAGGTCTGAAGGACTGACCGCTTCCATCCTGGAGGTTGCGGTATCCGGCCGCCAGAGTTGGGGAGATCGCCGTGTGTTGGACCCGACGCAAGACACGGTTACGTTGATGGATGCCTTCGCGTCGATGTGGAAGCAGGCGGACTTCGAGACTCCGGTCAAGGCGAGCGTCGTATTGTCGGGACTTCGGCCGGCCAGTTCGATCACACCGAGCCTCTTCGATGATTCGGTCGCAAGGACCCGACTCAGCCATACGGTCGACGAACTCAACCGACGCTTTGGAAAGCACACGGTCCTCCTGGCGGAGACGCTTTCGGCGCGCAACACGGCTCCTGAGAGGATCGCATTCGGAAAGACGCGGCTCTTTGACGAGGGCGGGGATCGTGCGTGGGTCGATACCTTTCGAGGACGGCGGCCGTCCCCGCCTTCAGCTACAATGGGGTAG
- a CDS encoding pyruvate kinase, whose protein sequence is MRTRTKIVCTLGPAVDSRAKLKSLIRAGMNVARINCAHGDWPTRRRWIQWIRELSPEVGPIGVLVDLQGPKFRLGEIAEGQIHVRAGERLTLGKGGLIPIHQAEILESFAPGLRVLVADGALQLRLKERVEEGQFEAVALTSGVASSRQGVTLAGHRFHTPAFTERDRLDAQEAVRSGADFIALSYIQQASDLDDLREAIRTVGGSAFVCAKIETRDALDHLASIVESADVVMVARGDLGLQIDLEDVPLWQKRIIQACRFAGKPVITATQMLESMIAAPRPTRAEAADIANAVLDGTDALMLSAETATGHYPIQAVQTMARIAHRAETLLFKEPLRYAVTQPPAYRWEPTDAVAHAAVELSQALRRKAIVTTSTSGQTARLVSKFRPSAPILCATYRPETHLYLSVVWGVEAIRFDPPRSTDQSVQTAIDGFVRNRRLKSGDSVVITAGVPAGVAGQTNMILIQVVP, encoded by the coding sequence ATGAGAACCCGCACCAAGATCGTATGCACCCTCGGCCCCGCGGTCGATAGCCGCGCGAAGCTCAAGTCGTTGATCCGAGCAGGGATGAACGTCGCCCGGATCAACTGCGCCCACGGCGACTGGCCCACGCGGCGTCGGTGGATTCAGTGGATTCGCGAACTGAGCCCCGAGGTGGGTCCGATCGGTGTGCTCGTCGACCTGCAGGGTCCCAAGTTTCGCTTGGGGGAGATCGCAGAGGGCCAGATTCACGTTCGAGCGGGGGAGAGGCTGACCCTCGGCAAAGGGGGCCTCATTCCCATCCACCAGGCGGAGATTCTCGAGTCCTTCGCGCCGGGCCTTCGGGTTTTGGTAGCTGACGGCGCCCTCCAACTGCGGCTCAAGGAACGCGTCGAGGAGGGTCAGTTCGAGGCCGTGGCCCTGACCTCCGGGGTCGCGTCGAGCAGGCAAGGGGTCACTTTGGCGGGCCATCGCTTCCATACCCCGGCGTTCACGGAGCGGGATCGCCTGGACGCTCAAGAAGCGGTCCGATCCGGCGCGGACTTCATCGCCCTGAGCTACATCCAGCAAGCGAGCGACCTCGACGACCTAAGGGAGGCGATTCGCACCGTCGGCGGAAGCGCGTTCGTCTGCGCGAAGATCGAGACCCGCGACGCGCTCGACCATCTCGCTTCGATCGTAGAGAGCGCGGATGTCGTGATGGTCGCCAGGGGAGACCTGGGGCTCCAAATCGACCTCGAAGACGTGCCGCTCTGGCAGAAGCGGATCATTCAAGCCTGTAGGTTCGCTGGGAAACCGGTTATCACCGCGACGCAAATGCTGGAGAGCATGATCGCCGCGCCACGGCCCACGCGAGCGGAGGCGGCCGACATCGCAAACGCCGTTCTCGACGGTACCGATGCGCTCATGCTGAGCGCCGAGACCGCGACCGGCCATTATCCCATACAGGCGGTGCAGACCATGGCCCGGATCGCTCACCGCGCGGAAACCTTGCTCTTCAAAGAACCCTTGCGATACGCGGTAACCCAACCCCCGGCGTACCGGTGGGAACCCACCGACGCGGTCGCGCACGCTGCGGTCGAGTTGTCGCAAGCGCTGCGGCGCAAGGCGATCGTCACCACCAGCACCTCCGGCCAGACCGCCCGGCTCGTCAGCAAGTTCCGCCCATCCGCCCCCATCCTCTGCGCGACGTACCGACCCGAAACGCACCTGTACCTTAGCGTCGTATGGGGAGTTGAGGCCATCCGTTTCGATCCGCCGCGCTCGACCGATCAAAGCGTGCAAACGGCGATTGACGGTTTCGTTCGGAATCGGCGACTCAAGTCAGGGGATTCGGTCGTCATAACCGCAGGCGTGCCGGCGGGGGTCGCTGGACAAACGAACATGATTCTGATTCAGGTGGTGCCCTAG
- a CDS encoding oligoendopeptidase, giving the protein MSVTSPPPAVRWDLSQFFRGIDDPRIDEAWADLNRRADQFSATYRGKLATGDPEVVGKAIREIEALLQDATKPGVYAELLFAADASDPKLGAFLQSQRERGTELQVKLLFFELELQLIPSEKLEAMAGLPGLEPYRHYLQQVQAYRPHRLTEPEEIILEETANTGVRAWVRLFEEITANHKYAYRDPILGEERELSQEEVLTLLRDANREVRAAAAHSFTQGLHQLQRVIVYTYNNLLQDKAVGDRLRKHPYPEHSRHLANELDQGVVDLVVGLCRDHYGMVSRFYNVKREILGLPELTHIDRYAPLHDTQRVVSFDEGRSIVLESFSEFSEELSRRAEEFFAGRWIDAEPRPGKTGGAFCSFNTPDTHPVVMMSYLNKLDDVMTLAHELGHGVHASLSRKQSYFNFHGTLPMAELASIFGEMLVFERLVEESEPADRLALYAQKIEGVFATVFRQAAMYRFEQRCHGMRRESGEVEPEEFGQMWHEELQAMFGDSLKLGEEHRVWWSYVGHFFFAPFYVYAYSFGELLTLSLYQFAKREGPGFADKYLALLELGGSRSPKELMETVGVDLSSREFWLGGFAAMEGLVEEFERLWNERGS; this is encoded by the coding sequence ATGAGTGTCACGAGCCCCCCTCCCGCAGTTCGCTGGGACCTCTCGCAGTTCTTTCGCGGCATCGACGACCCCCGGATCGACGAGGCCTGGGCGGACCTGAATCGAAGGGCGGACCAGTTTTCCGCGACGTACAGGGGGAAGTTGGCGACAGGCGACCCTGAGGTAGTCGGGAAGGCGATTCGAGAGATCGAGGCCCTGCTTCAGGACGCCACCAAACCGGGCGTTTATGCCGAGCTGCTCTTTGCGGCCGACGCCTCAGATCCGAAGCTCGGCGCATTCTTGCAATCCCAAAGGGAAAGGGGCACGGAGCTTCAAGTCAAGCTCCTCTTTTTCGAACTCGAACTGCAGCTCATTCCTTCGGAGAAACTCGAAGCGATGGCCGGGCTGCCCGGGCTCGAGCCGTATCGGCATTATCTCCAACAGGTCCAAGCGTATCGGCCTCACCGCCTCACCGAGCCAGAGGAGATCATTCTCGAAGAGACCGCCAATACCGGGGTGCGCGCCTGGGTTCGGCTTTTCGAAGAGATCACCGCGAATCACAAGTACGCCTACCGGGACCCGATTTTGGGCGAGGAGAGGGAGCTCTCCCAAGAGGAAGTTCTGACCCTCTTGCGAGACGCCAACCGCGAGGTGCGCGCGGCGGCGGCCCACAGCTTCACCCAGGGACTCCATCAACTGCAGCGCGTGATCGTGTACACCTACAACAACCTCTTGCAGGACAAAGCGGTCGGCGACAGGCTCCGCAAGCATCCCTACCCCGAACACTCCCGCCACCTGGCGAACGAGTTGGATCAGGGCGTCGTGGACCTCGTTGTGGGGCTATGTAGGGATCACTATGGAATGGTGTCCCGCTTCTACAACGTCAAGCGGGAGATTCTGGGCCTGCCCGAACTCACCCATATCGATCGTTATGCGCCTCTCCACGACACGCAGCGAGTCGTCTCGTTCGATGAGGGAAGATCGATCGTGCTGGAGTCGTTTTCGGAGTTCAGCGAAGAGTTGAGCCGCCGGGCCGAAGAGTTCTTCGCGGGCAGATGGATCGACGCTGAACCCCGCCCTGGCAAGACCGGCGGAGCCTTTTGCTCGTTCAACACGCCCGACACGCACCCGGTCGTCATGATGAGCTATCTCAACAAGCTCGACGACGTCATGACGCTCGCCCACGAGTTGGGCCATGGCGTCCATGCCTCACTCTCTCGGAAGCAGTCGTACTTCAACTTCCACGGCACGCTTCCCATGGCGGAGCTCGCCTCCATCTTTGGCGAGATGCTGGTGTTCGAGCGGCTTGTCGAGGAGTCCGAACCCGCCGACCGGCTCGCCCTCTATGCTCAGAAGATCGAAGGCGTGTTCGCAACGGTGTTTCGGCAAGCTGCCATGTACCGATTCGAGCAGCGCTGCCACGGGATGCGCCGGGAAAGCGGCGAAGTCGAGCCCGAAGAGTTCGGGCAGATGTGGCATGAGGAACTCCAGGCCATGTTCGGCGACTCGCTGAAGCTGGGCGAGGAGCACAGGGTCTGGTGGAGCTACGTCGGCCACTTCTTCTTTGCGCCGTTCTACGTGTATGCCTACTCGTTCGGCGAATTGTTGACGCTGTCGCTGTACCAGTTCGCCAAGCGGGAAGGGCCGGGGTTCGCGGACAAGTACCTCGCTTTGCTCGAACTAGGAGGTTCTCGCTCGCCCAAGGAGTTAATGGAGACGGTCGGCGTCGATCTGAGTTCCCGCGAGTTCTGGCTCGGCGGTTTCGCGGCGATGGAAGGTTTGGTCGAGGAGTTCGAACGGCTCTGGAACGAGCGAGGTTCCTGA